Proteins encoded by one window of Superficieibacter sp. HKU1:
- a CDS encoding YdcF family protein produces MKLKYAGRAGFLTIAVIAAVFIYNAIAIYHFSLQDQTQKADCAIVAGAGVQGDQPSLVFQARLDHAVHLWQQGLVQVVILTGGLSPHAQLSDAAIARQYLLAQGIPASAILMEETSTKTRENVKNAAALMQKQHLTTALMVSDPLHMHRLMLMAWDNNIRAWSSPTPGSQFRSWSTRFPMLAQESLWYTGYRLWRLMPQTAVQKVSTPS; encoded by the coding sequence ATGAAACTCAAATATGCAGGCCGGGCAGGATTCCTTACCATCGCGGTTATTGCCGCTGTATTTATTTATAACGCCATCGCCATTTATCATTTCAGCCTGCAGGATCAAACGCAAAAAGCCGACTGCGCCATCGTCGCGGGCGCGGGCGTTCAGGGTGACCAGCCGTCGCTGGTGTTTCAGGCGCGGCTCGATCACGCCGTTCATCTCTGGCAACAGGGGCTGGTGCAGGTGGTTATCTTAACCGGTGGCCTCAGCCCTCATGCACAGCTATCCGACGCCGCTATCGCCCGCCAGTATCTGCTGGCGCAGGGGATACCTGCCTCAGCCATCCTGATGGAAGAGACCTCAACAAAAACCCGCGAAAACGTAAAAAACGCCGCAGCGCTGATGCAGAAACAGCATTTAACGACCGCTCTGATGGTCAGCGATCCTCTGCATATGCATCGCTTAATGCTGATGGCCTGGGATAACAATATTCGGGCCTGGTCTTCCCCAACGCCTGGTTCGCAGTTCCGCAGCTGGTCTACTCGTTTTCCGATGCTGGCACAGGAGTCGTTGTGGTATACCGGCTATCGTCTCTGGCGCCTGATGCCGCAGACCGCTGTACAAAAAGTCAGTACCCCGTCTTAA